tatgtaaattttttgttgtttctctctctttctctggaggaacGTGAATAACTAGATTTTGTGACACTCGTATTTGTTTTGCTCTGACTTTTTGGTTTAGGAGAGTCCCGGCGCGTTGCCCTCGGACGAACCCCCCGCTACATTCAGGCTCCCGGAACCGCCGCCGAGGTCGCCTTGGCCGCGGTCGCCGCAGTCGCCACCGCCGAGGTCGTTGCCGTTGTCGTCGTCGTCGCCGTCAAAGTGCTGTTCGAGGCCGTCCTGGAGCGGCAAGGCGCCCTCCTCCGGGtactcctcctcggcctcctcgtTGTCGTCGTTCCCGTCGGGGTGCGAGGCCGGGCCGGGCGCGACGAGGGCGGCCTCCCGCGCCCGGGGTTTCCGGCCCCGGCGGGAGGGGATGCCGTTGCAGCCGTCTTTCTTAAGGTGCCGGTGCAAGTGGTCGGAGCGGACGAACGTCTTGAAGCAGCTCTCGCACTGGTAGGGGCGCAGGCCGGTGTGGACGCGCATGTGGTTCTTCAGGTCGTAGTTGTGGGCAAAGGCCGCCCCGCACTGCTGGCACAGGTAGGGCTTCTCGCCCGTGTGCTTCCGCATGTGCACCTTCAGCTTGTCCTGCCTGAGGGGACACAACGggccaaagaaagagaaaaacgaGACGAGGGTCACCGCCATACGTCAGGCatgggcttattattattattattattattattagtattattattatgggttgcCATGCAGGATATCTCTTCAAATTTGGCACTTTTGCCACAAATGGTAATTGGGCCAATTGTTGTTCCTAGTGCtagaatatttattattaattattattattattattatttattggtgacatttacatcccgcccttctcaccccgaaggagcaCCCCGcagagacattattattattattattattattagtagtagtagtagtagtattatgggTTGCCATGCAGGATATCTCTTCAAATTTGACACTTTTCCCGCAAATGGTAATTGGGCCAATTGTTGTTCCTAGTGCtagaatatttattattaattattattattattattatttattggtgacatttacatcccgcccttctcaccccgaaggagcaCCCCGcagagacattattattattattattattattattagtagtagtagtagtattattatggGTTGCCATGCAGGATATCTCTTCAAATTTGGCACTTTTCCCGCAAATGGTAATTGGGCCAATTGTTGTTCCTAGTgctagaatattattattaattattattattattatttattggtgacatttacatcccgcccttctcaccccgaaggagcaCCCCGcagagacattattattattattattagtagtagtagtagtagtattattatggGTTGCCATGCAGGATATCTCTTCAAATTTGGCACTTTTCCCGCAAATGGTAATTGGGCCAATTGTTGTTCCTAGTgctagaatattattattaattattattattattatttattggtgacatttacatcccgcccttctcaccccgaaggagcaCCCCGcagagacattattattattattattagtagtagtagtagtagtagtattattatggGTTGCCATGCAGGATATCTCTTCAAATTTGACACTTTTCCCGCAAATGGTAATTGGGCCAATTGTTGTTCCTAGtgctaaaatatttattattaattattattattattattatttattggtgacatttacatcccgcccttctcactccgaaggagcACCCCGcagagacattattattattattattattagtagtagtagtagtagtattattatggGTTGCCATGCAGGATATCTCTTCAAATTTGACACTTTTCCCGCAAATGGTAATTGGGCCAATTGTTGTTCCTAGTGCtagaatatttattattaattattattattattattatttattggtgacatttacatcccgcccttctcaccccgaaggagcaCCCCGcagagacattattattattattagtagtagtagtagtagtagtagtattattatggGTTGCCATGCAGGATATCTCTTCAAATTTGACACTTTTCCCGCAAATGGTAATTGGGCCAATTGTTGTTCCTAGTGCtagaatatttattattaattattattattattattatttattggtgacatttacatcccgcccttctcaccccgaaggagcaCCCCGcagagacattattattattattattagtagtagtagtagtagtagtattattatggGTTGCCATGCAGGATATCTCTTCAAATTTGACACTTTTCCCGCAAATGGTAATTGGGCCAATTGTTGTTCCTAGTGctagaatatttattattattattattattattacttattggtgacatttacatcccgcccttctcaccccgaaggagcaCCCCGcagagacattattattattattattattattattattgaaaatgaaggaagagcacctcccagagccagaatgatgatgattattaatatattgctgacatttacatcccgcccttctcaccccgagggagCAACCCCCCCAgagccagtattattattattattattgaaaatggagaaagagcacctcctagtgatagaattattattactgtaattaattaatgtatttattggtGACATTCTAACCCCAAAGGAGCACCCCCCGGAACCagaattattattcttattattattattgaaaatggagaaagagcacctcCCGGAGCcagaatttttattattattattattattttattattattattattattattattattattattgaaaatggagaaagagcacctcccagagccagaattattattattattattgaaaatggagaaaaagcacctcccagagccagattattatattattattattattattgaaaatggagaaagagcacctcccagagccagattattattattattgaaaatggagaaagagcacctcccagagccagaattattattattattattattattattgaaaacggagaaagagcacctcccagagccagaattattattattattattattattattgaaaacggagaaagagcacctcccagagccagaattattattattattattattattattattattgaaaatggagaaaaagcacctcccagagccagattattatattattattattgaaaacggagaaagagcacctcccagagccagaattattattattattattattgaaaatgcagaaaaagcacctcccagagccagattatattattattattattattattgaaaatggagaaagagcacctcccagagccagattattatattattattattgaaaatggagaaaaagcacaTCCCAGAgccagattattattactattattattattattattattgaaaatggagaaagagcacctcccagagccagaattattattattattattattattgaaaatggagaaagagcacctcccagagccagattattattattattattgaaaatggagaaatagtacctcccagagccagattattattattatttttattattattgaaaatggagaaaaagcacctcccagagccagattattattactattattattattattattgaaaatggagaaagagcacctcccagagccagattattattattattattgaaaatggagaaagagtacctcccagagccagattattattattattattattgaaaatggagaaagagcacctcccagagccagaataataataataataattattattattattattattattattattgaaaacggagaaagagcacctcccagagccagaattattattattattgttgaaaaTGCAGAAACAGCACCTCCcagagccattattattattattattattattattattattattaatttattggcCCAACAGATAAATACGGAGACCCtaaaagggttatgggcccagcagatttcctttctctttccaattCTCTCCCAAAAGGACCACAGAACAAATTGCAAAACTTATTGAATGCGGAACCATTTCGCTTCCTTgggaatgaaaatgaaaattgtACACAATGTACAATGCCAATCAACTTATTCTATTCCATTCCACCCCGTGCCCTCGTCTGGTCCCCCCCGCGCGGGTGGGCCGCTCACCTGGTGAACCGGACCTTGCAAATGTTACATTCGTAGGGCTTCTCGCCGGTGTGGGTCCGGATGTGTCGGGGCAGCTTCCCGGCGCCCTGGATGACCTTCTCGCAGATGGGGCACTTCTGGAATGCTTTGGCCCGGATCTTCTTCTCGCCCTTCTGCGACCACGGCGAGTACTCCCGCCCCTCCTGGGAAGTGCTAAAGTATTTCAAGTAATAATCCATCACCCCGTCCACGTCCTCCTTGCGCTCCTCCTCGCcgccttgttgttgttgctggcgCCCCACCGAGTTCATCATCTGCTGGAGGAGGGCGCTGGCGGCCAGGCCGTCCACCTCTCGGGCCAGGTCGGCCTCCTCGTCCTTGAGGGCGAAGGCCGGGGAGTCGGCCGCGTCCGGGGCGTCCGGCGGGAGGGGCGGCGGCGGGGGCCCCTCGTCCTGGCCGTTCTGGGAGGGCGCGAAGAGGGCGGGCTTCTCCTCCTCCCGGTCCAGCCACAGGCCGGGGTTGCTGTCGGGGTCGCACTCGCCGGGCTTTGGTCTCTCGCCGGCGGCCTGGGAGTAGAAGTCCATGCCGTTGGAGTCCGGCTCGTCCTCGGCCGCCGCCCCGTCGGGGCCCCGGAAGCCGAGCCGCTGCAGGTCGCGCAGGTCTTGGTTGGTCCACGAGAAAGCGCCCGCCGGCTGGCCGTTGATGGGGTTGCTTTGGAAGAACTCCAGGTACTCCTTGGCTCGGAGGTGGTTGCGCTGATCAATTTGATCTACTGAGTCCATCTGGTCGTGGTTCTTGGCCAGAATCTTCCTCTCCAGGAGGTCGGTGCAGACCTCGCGCACGGCCTGGATCTCCAGCAGCGTGGCCGCGTCCAGGATCTCGCCCACGTTGGAGGTGCTGACGGTCAGCGTGGCCGTGTAGGCGAACTCCAGCAGCGCTGACAGCGCCTCGGCCGTCACGAAGTCGATCTCGTAGACGTTCTGCTGGTCCACCACCAGGCCCGAGGTGAAGAGCTTCTTGAAGTACTCGCTGCAGGCCGCCAGCACCGAGCGGTGGGTCGGGAACTCCTGCCCGTCCACCAGGATCACCACGTCGCACAGCAGGCCGTGGTTGCGCTGCTCGTTCAGGCTGCTCAGGATGTCGCTGCTGTGGTCCGGGAAGGGGATCCCGATGGGGCCGTCCACGCCGCCCTCCATGCCGGAACCAGGGGGCTGGAGGAAGAGGGACACCAGGGGAGTTAGCGGGACAGAGCTAGCGTGGTCTTGAGGTGTGAGAGGATGCCTCAGTGTGAAGTAGGCATCTGTGTGAgctaggcctcagtatgagaaggctccagtgtgaaggctgctgtgtgtaaagctagtgTCTGAGaaggctccagtgtgaaggctgctgtgtgtaaagctagtgTCTGAGAAGGCTCCAGTGTGAGGTGGGCCTCAGTGAGAGAACGCCTCAATGTGAAGTAAACATCACACtgaggtaggcctcagtatgagaaggtcTAGCAtgagagaagctccagtgtgaaggctgccgtGTGTAAAGCATGGACCTCACTGTTAGGCTCAGTGAGAAATAGGCATCTGCGtgaggtaggcctcagtatgagaaggccaagcgtgagaagcttcggtgagagaagctccagtgtgaaggctgctgtgtgtaaagctagtgTGTGAGAAGGCTCCAGTGTGAGGTGGGCCTCAGTGTTAGTCAGTGAAAAGTAGGCATCTGCGTGAgataggcctcagtatgagaaggctcTGTGTGTAAAGCTAGTGTGTGAGAAGGCTCCAGTGTGAGGTGGGCCTCAGTCAGTCAGCCTCAATGAGAAGTAGGCATCTGCGtgaggtaggcctcagtatgagaaggctcTGTGTGTAAAGCTAGTGTGTGAGAAGGCTCCAATGTGAGGTGGGCCTCAGTCAGTCAGCCTCAATGAGAAGTAGGCATCTGCGtgaggtaggcctcagtatgagaaggctcTGTGTGTAAAGCTAGTGTGTGAGAAGGCTCCAGTGTGAGGTGGGCCTCAGTCAGTCAGCCTCAATGAGAAGTAGGCATCTACGtgaggtaggcctcagtatgagaaggcctagcgtgagaagcttcagtgagagaagcttcagtgtgtaaagctactgtgtgagaAGGCTCCCATGTGAGAAAGCcgagtgtgaaggctgctgtgtgtaaagctagtgTGTGAGAAGGCTCCAGTGTGAGGAAGCcgagtgtgaaggctgctgtgtgtaaagctactgtgtgagaaggctccagtgtgaaggctgctgtttaTAACGCTGTGAGAGAAGGctccagtgtgagaaggccttgtGTGTAAAGGTACTATGTGAAATTCGGTGTGAGAGAAGGCTccgtgagagcgaagctgtttatccacATGAGGAAGAAGCCCAGCAAaaacaagaagaggaagaaggagaaagagcagAGGGTTTCCACCCCGcaaccagagagcacactgaacgtCACCCAGGATGCATCTCTACAGCAAAGTTGCTCAACAGGACGAACTTCAACTAGGGAcggagtttcagggggttaacctggcatgatgggagttgtagttcacccagaaagagaagaaggaggggggAAAGTGGGCCACGTGTTTTACCCAATGGCACGGGGCCCGATGCCAAGGAAAAGCCGGTCGGGCCGGCCGATCCGCTCCCCGCAAAGGCTCCTTTCCTTCCCGGTGCCAGGAGGGGGGCGGAGGAGCGGGTTCAGGTCCTGCCACGGCGGGTGTCGCAAGCCACGCAATGGGGAGCCAAACTGGTTTCCCTCAGCCCcgcggcctccctccctccttccctgcctTCGCCCAGGAATGCGGGGAGTCCCTGCCAGACGCCCTTCTCGGGAGGCAAAGGTGCGACgcagcagcggaaaaggccaacaCCATCCCGGGATACGGCCactgtcctccccaaacaccatcctgcccaccatgCAAGTCAAGGCTTACAAGCAGGACAATTTCCTacaagattttctgtttttcctccaccacagacatcccagtgtttctgactctctccattggtgtgggatTCGCATCACCCCACCCaccgcctctcccttaaccctttcctacccttttctatgaaacacagcaaacatacagggacaatttccttcaagattttctgtgtttcctccaccacagacatcccagtatttctgactctctccaATGGTGTGGGATTCGCATCACGCcacccactgcttctcccttaaccctttcctaaggCACACAGAaaacatacagggacaatttcatcctagatttactATTTTctaaggcacacagcaaacatacagggacaatttcaccctTGATTTTCCGTGTTTCctctaccacagacatcccagtgtttctctctccattggtgtagaaTTCGCATCACCCCACCCAccacctctcccttaaccctttcctaccgtTTTCTAAGGCACACAGCAAAGATACAGGgagaatttcatcctagattttatgtgtttcctcctccacagtcatcccagtgtttctttctcaACTGGTGTGGACTTTGCATCACCCCGCCCACCGcccctcccttaaccctttccaaaggcacacagcaaacatacagggacaatttcatcctagatttactATTTTctaaggcacacagcaaacatacagggacaatttcatcctagatttactATTTTctaaggcacacagcaaacatacagggacaatttcaccctTGATTTTCCGTGTTTCctctaccacagacatcccagtgtttctctctccattggtgtagaaTTCGCATCACCCCACCCAccacctctcccttaaccctttcctaccgtTTTCTAAGGCACACAGCAAAGATACAGGgagaatttcatcctagattttatgtgtttcctcctccacagtcatcccagtgtttctttctcaACTGGTGTGGACTTTGCATCACCCCGCCCACCGcccctcccttaaccctttccaaaggcacacagcaaacatacagggacaatttcatcctagatttactATTTTctaaggcacacagcaaacatacagggacaatttcatccgtgtttcctccaccacagacatcccagtgttctccTATGAGCACCTGCAGAGGCAGGCCTTCCCTGGCAAGGGCCaggctagatggcctctgggttctcCCTTTCTGGGTCTCATGATCCCAAGCACAGTCTTGGGAACCTCGCCTGACCTCTCCAGGCAACCACATgacgagaggaggaggaggaggaggaggatgctacAGGCAGAAGCATTTACTCCACATAAAGTTTCCCAAAGTTTCCACATTGGCGACGCTCTTGTAAACCAACTGGAAGCTGGTAGGCTTCAattcacaacaacaataatagtaatatatgtgCAGCAATAttagaatgggttgctgtgagttttctgggctgtatggccatgtcccagaagtaattctctcctgacttttcgcccacaggcatcctcagaggttcaatgctgatcaaggtggccaagggcAACCTTCACACTTCAGCCAGGAAGCAGAAGCACCACCAAAACCTTCCCAAAATACAGTTGgagaacctcaagagaaggagacgccAGCAGACTCCTAGGTTGTCTATACTTCACTTGAGAAGCACCATCCCAAAATACAGTTGgagaacctcaagagaaggagacgccAGCAGACTCCTAGGTTGTCTATACTTCACTTGAGAAGCACCATCCCAAAATACACTTGaagaacctcaagagaaggagacgccAGCAGACTCCTAGGTTGTCTATACTTCACTTGAGAAGCACCATCCCAAAATACACTTGaagaacctcaagagaaggagacgccAGCAGACTCCTAGGTTGTCTATACTTCACTTGAGAAGCACCATCCCAAAATACACTTGaagaacctcaagagaaggagacgccAGCAGACTCCTAGGTTGTCTATACTTCACTTGAGAAGCACCATCCCAAAATACACTTGaagaacctcaagagaaggagacgccAGCAGACTCCTAGGTTGTCTATACTTCACTTGAGAAGCACCATCCCAAAATACAGTTGgagaacctcaagagaaggagacgccAGCAGACTCCTAGGTTGTCTATACTTCACTTGAGAAGCACCATCCCAAAATACACTTGaagaacctcaagagaaggagacgccAGCAGACTCCTAGGTTGTCTATACTTCACTTGAGAAGCACCATCCCAAAATACACTTGaagaacctcaagagaaggagacgccAGCAGACTCCTAGGTTGTCTATACTTCACTTGAGAAGCACCATCCCAAAATACACTTGaagaacctcaagagaaggagacgccAGCAGACTCCTAGGTTGTCTATACTTCACTTGAGAAGCACCATCCCAAAATACAGTTGgagaacctcaagagaaggagacgccAGCAGACTCCTAGGTTGTCTATACTTCACTTGAGAAGCACCATCCCAAAATACAGTTGgagaacctcaagagaaggagacgccAGCAGACTCCTAGGTTGTCTATACTTCACTTGAGAAGCACCATCCCAAAATACAGTTGgagaacctcaagagaaggagacgccAGCAGACTCCTAGGTTGTCTATACTTCACTTGAGAAGCACCATCCCAAAATACAATTGaagaacctcaagagaaggagacgccAGCAGACTCCTAGGTTTTCTATGCTTCACTGGAGTTGGAAACgaccccagagggcatctagtcccaCTTCCATCCAAGGCTGaagaacctcaagagaaggagacgtCAGGATGTCTAAGCGTCACTCAAGatgcaccatcaaaaccctctcaAAACACGGTTGAAGAACCTCAAGAGGAGATGCCAGCAGACTCCTAGGCTGTCTATGCTTCACTggagttggaaaggaccccagagggcatctagtcccaCTTCCATCCAAGGctgaaaaacctcaagagaaggagacgccAGCAGACTCCTTTActggagttggaaggggcccccagAGGGCACCTAACCCTCCCTCAAAGACATTGAAGAACCTCAAAGCACCATCACAACCTTTACAAGGCTGaagaacctcaagagaaggagccGAAGCTCCATCAAAGCTCTCCCAAAACACGGTTGAAGAACCTCAAGAGGAGACACTATCAGACTCCTTTACTGGAGTAGGAAGGGgcccccagagggcatctagcCCACCCTCAAAGACATTGAAGAACCTCAAAGCACCATCACAACTTTTACAAGGCTGaagaacctcaagagaaggagatgcCAGCAGACTCCTAGTTGGTCTATGTTTCACTGGAGTTGGAGGgaccccagagggcatctagtccaatctccttcATCCAGGAAGCAGACACACCATCAGAGACCTTCTAAGGTTGAaagaacctcaagagaaggagacatcACTCGAGaagcaccatccaaaccctcccaaatATGGTTGgagaacctcaagagaaggagagcccAGCAGACTCCTTcactggagttggaagagacccccagagggcatctagtccaatctccttcATCCAGGAAGCAGACACACCATCAGAGACCTTCTAAGGTTGAAAGAACCTCCAGAGGAGATGTCAgttcccaaagggcatctagtccaacgtCCTTCCAAGGTTGaagaacctcaagagaaggagacatcACTCGAGaagcaccatccaaaccctcccaaatATGGTTGgagaacctcaagagaaggagaccccagcaGACTCCTAGTTTcactggagttggaagagacccccagagggcatctagtccaatctccttcATCCAGGAAGCAGACACACCATCAGAGACCTTCTAAGGTTGAAAGAACCTCCAGAGGAGATGTCAgttcccaaagggcatctagtccaacgtCCTTCCAAGGTTGaagaacctcaagagaaggagacatcACTCGAGaagcaccatccaaaccctcccaaatATGGTTGgagaacctcaagagaaggagacatcACTCAAGAAGCACCATCCAAATCCTCCCAAATATGGTTGgagaacctcaagagaaggagacatcACTCGAGaagcaccatccaaaccctcccaaatATGGTTGgagaacctcaagagaaggagacatcACTCGAGaagcaccatccaaaccctcccaaatATGGTTGgagaacctcaagagaaggagacatcACTCGAGaagcaccatccaaaccctcccaaatATGGTTGgagaacctcaagagaaggagacatcACTCGAGaagcaccatccaaaccctcccaaatATGGTTGgagaacctcaagagaaggagacatcACTCAAGAAGCACCATCCAAATCCTCCCAAATATGGTTGgagaacctcaagagaaggagacatcACTCGAGaagcaccatccaaaccctcccaaatATGGTTGgagaacctcaagagaaggagacatcACTCGAGaagcaccatccaaaccctcccaaatATGGTTGgagaacctcaagagaaggagacatcACTCGAGaagcaccatccaaaccctcccaaatATGGTTGgagaacctcaagagaaggagacatcACTCAAGAAGCACCATCCAAATCCTCCCAAATATGGTTGgagaacctcaagagaaggagacatcACTCGAGaagcaccatccaaaccctcccaaatATGGTTGgagaacctcaagagaaggagacatcACTCAAGaagcaccatccaaaccctcccaaatATGGTTGgagaacctcaagagaaggagacatcACTCAAGaagcaccatccaaaccctcccaaatATGGTTGgagaacctcaagagaaggagaccccagcaGACTCCTAGTTTcactggagttggaagagacccccagaggGCACCTAGCCCACCTTCCTTGAGGGTCTGGAGCAGGCCTCCTCCCTCTGGCAGAGGGCGAGGGAGGGGAGAGGCCCACATTAGCATGGCCTGCTTCTCTTTCTGCGCCAGGAAGTGGGCACGACGCCCACCtctgttcctctctctctctctcgctccactcgttctctctctctctcgctcgctctcCCAACCTCTTCAGGGCTTTTCCAGGCAAACAAGCGGGACCCCACCcagaacaaggaggaggaggaggacgggcAAGACGGGGCACATCCCCCTTCTCCTCCACTCACCAGGAACAACGAGGCCACTCTCGGCCTTTCAGACATCAATTATTCAGGGTTTCCTCTCGTTCCTCCATCACAACAAGGGATCCAAGTTTCCAGGGAAGGAGAGGGGGGCACAACTAAAACACTCCCGAAAGAGGCACATCTggggtccatcctcccccaaggCAATAACAatcatgatataatataatatataactataccaatatagtataatgatatacaataacaatataatgtatattattatattatattgttactgtatattattatacaacaacaatatagtacactaatataaaataacaatacaatataataatatacaacaacaatatagtataataatataaaataacaatataataatatacaataacaatctatatatataaaagagtgatggcatcacggcgacccacaaaacaacaaaactacaggccccccaacctcgaaatttgacaacacaacccctcatccacgcctctaggttgatacaacaaaaaagaaaaggaaaataaagtcctaattacagggagaggaataatagtttttatccaattgctgccagtttgaaggctaagctcctccaacttggtctcctagcaacccaataaaaaataattaaaaaacactaaaaataattaaaaacactacaaattaatacaataaaatactataacagaaaataactaaaaataatacaag
This genomic window from Anolis carolinensis isolate JA03-04 unplaced genomic scaffold, rAnoCar3.1.pri scaffold_7, whole genome shotgun sequence contains:
- the zbtb7a gene encoding zinc finger and BTB domain-containing protein 7A, with product MEGGVDGPIGIPFPDHSSDILSSLNEQRNHGLLCDVVILVDGQEFPTHRSVLAACSEYFKKLFTSGLVVDQQNVYEIDFVTAEALSALLEFAYTATLTVSTSNVGEILDAATLLEIQAVREVCTDLLERKILAKNHDQMDSVDQIDQRNHLRAKEYLEFFQSNPINGQPAGAFSWTNQDLRDLQRLGFRGPDGAAAEDEPDSNGMDFYSQAAGERPKPGECDPDSNPGLWLDREEEKPALFAPSQNGQDEGPPPPPLPPDAPDAADSPAFALKDEEADLAREVDGLAASALLQQMMNSVGRQQQQQGGEEERKEDVDGVMDYYLKYFSTSQEGREYSPWSQKGEKKIRAKAFQKCPICEKVIQGAGKLPRHIRTHTGEKPYECNICKVRFTRQDKLKVHMRKHTGEKPYLCQQCGAAFAHNYDLKNHMRVHTGLRPYQCESCFKTFVRSDHLHRHLKKDGCNGIPSRRGRKPRAREAALVAPGPASHPDGNDDNEEAEEEYPEEGALPLQDGLEQHFDGDDDDNGNDLGGGDCGDRGQGDLGGGSGSLNVAGGSSEGNAPGLS